The [Clostridium] celerecrescens 18A genomic sequence TTTCCCAGCAGCGTTTAATGTCCTACTTCGTTAAAATAAACGAGCTGCGCCGCACCATTAATCTTTTTGAAGAAGGAGAGGTAGCTGCCATGGGACTCAACTCCTCAAGGGAAAGAGAGCGGAATAATAACCCCATTGACATGCTGAACACCATAAAGTCCTTCGCGAATCCGGCGGAACAGGATCTCATTGACCTTATTATCAACTTCTCCCAGGGCCTTAGGCTGGCCAACTCTTACCCGGAGCCAAGCCCGGTACCAAGTTCCACCATACCGGTCCAGGCCCAATCCCAATCCCAGTTCCAATCTCAATCCCAGCCGGAAGGATCCGGAAGGCCTGCTGGCAACCACCGGCAGAATAATAACCCCCTTGGACGGATGCCACTGGATCAGCTCAAAAATTTCATGCCGCCGGAACAACAGGCCCGGTTTGAAACCATGCAGCTTATGATGTCTGCCATGCAGCAGATGAATTAATCCATGTTCCTACCCAGGCTCCCTTACCATATCCCATAGAAAGGAAGAATGACAACCTATGAATATTAACTGGAAACAAGACCCCAGACTTAGAAATATGAATCCGCAAAAACTCTCCATGCTGACTGAATTTGCAAAGCGGGTAGAATCCACTCCAAAAGACCAGCTTGTTCCAACGCTTTTAAACTTAAATGCGGAAGCAAGCCGAAAAGGCATTCAGTTCAGTAATGAAGAGACTGACCTTCTCATTACCATTATGAGCGCCAACATGACTCCAAACGAGCGGAAACGAATGGATACCTTACGGATGCTTTCCCAAAATTTAATGAGGCGCAATACAAAATAGGAACAAGGACATTATGGGCGGTCCCAATAGGGATCCGCTATAATGTCCTTGTTTTATCACTCAGCACTTTGGCCTGGCCACTGGCCGGCATCCCTGCTTCATCACGCTCTCCATAAGCTTCTCTATGTAATATTGAGTATTAATAATAAACAACATTTGAACATCGAATCTCATAATCGTCCAAATAGATAAACCCTGTAGGTTATATTCTTCTGCCAGCCCTGCTCTTGCATTAAAGCTTATTGCATCTTTAAACCATATTACATGCATGCTCCCATCACGATCTTTATAGTAGAAGTAAGGCGACTGCGCTGCATCATTAAATTGTATTGGCAGATCGTTTTCCGCTGCAATTTGTACCGCTTTATTATTAGACATTACACTGGCGGCCGTAGCACCTGGAACATAGGGAAGTGTCCAATCATAACCTTGAGTGGTAATTCCTAATATGATTTTTTCCTTAGGAATAATACTAGCTACGTAATCTAATAATTCTCTTAGAACATTAACGGGGAAAACTGAATTCGGGTAGTTGTAAATCCTTGCCCAATCATAGGAAGCAAATATGATTCCATCTACATAATCAGATAATTTGGCATAGTCAAATTTTCCAAAGCTGACATAAGGGGTATCATAATCCGTGATAGGTGTTACGGTAATCACGATCCTGAAGCCTTCTGCATGAAAAATCGCTGAGGCTTTCTTCAAATAATCCGCAACGCGATTGATGTTGTCAAAGGTGATGTCTTCGACATATATGTTAATCCCGTAATAACCTTTCCTTTTTAGTGTTTGAAGAGCATGATCAATAAGACGATCCTGTAAAGAAGGATTATTTAAAATTTCATAGTTCACTTCATGGCTCGCTATTCCTTCTTCTGTGATAGTGGAAACAAATAACATGGGCGCAACTCCATATGTTTTAGCTAACTGGATAAGTTCAGTGTCGTCAGCCCTGGCAATAATTTCCCCCTCAATTGAAGCCCTATAATTGAAAATTGTTAAATAAGTTAAAAAAGGCAGTGTTTTTATTAAAACAGATTTATCGATATATGGAAAGGCATAGCCACCAGTGTTAATAGTACTTGTTCTATTCGTTTGATAATTTATAACAATCGTTTCACCGGTGTACAAAAATTTTCTATCTGAGAGATAGGGATTATTTCTCAGTAATTCCATAGGTGATACGTTATGCTGCTTTGCAATACTATTTAAAGTATCGCCGGGCCGGACGGTATAGAGTATTTCCGGTTGAACAATTATAATGGTTTGGCCTATTGCTAAATTGACAGGGTTAGTTATTCCGTTTTCTAATATTAATCTGTCAACAGGAATTTTGTAATACTCTGATATTGAATGGATGGTTTCGCCGGGTTGGACAACATGTATGATCATGGCTTTCCTCAAATGAACTTATTAATTCAATTATATGCTAATCCTATCTGTTCATACGATTAAAATTTCGCTAACAGATGGCTGCACCTATCATTCTATCGTATCCTGCCATTGTGCCAGCTCTTCCAATTTCTTCATCAGCCGATCCACTCGTTCGTCCATTGTTGGAAGCCTCCGGCTATCATTTTTATAATAACTTGTAAAAATAACACCTGCAAACAACAGTGTATTGACCACCAGTAATACAATCACACCATTCCATGTTACGTCCTGATTTTGTAAAACATCCTCCGTATAATTACCGGTAATAATCGGAACCAGATTATTGTTAATAAAATGCAAAATAACTACCGTCCATATATTATCGGTTTTTAAATAAGCCCAGCCATAGAATATTCCCAATGAAACACATGTAATTAATTGTCCTGTCAGGCTGATAAGCCCAACAGATGGAGAGGAATAATAAAAGAAATTAATGGGCAAATGCCACACGCCCCAGGCAATTCCAAGAATTAACACACCGCGGACCATTCCAAACTTTTTTTGCAGTATAGGCTGAAGAAAGTACCTCCAACCGTACTCCTCTCCCAAAAATGCGGTAAATATTAAAAAATAGTTTATGGGCAGCGTGATTAACATCAGCCAGGTAACAGGCTTTTGTATTAATTCAAACATGGTTTGCATTTGACCGCTTAAGATATACATGATAACGGTTCTGCCAAAGTAAAGAATTAAATATAGCATAATAATAAGAGCAGCTTTTTTCCAACGCCCTCCTTTCAAGCCATAGGCAATACGTTTATCTTTCTTCTCAGTAAGCAGTAAAATCCAAGCTATAACAGAACCAAGTATCATTAGGTATTGAGAAATAACGTTCCAGCTCATTCCAGGCAAAATCATGCTTGCCACGGTACAAACCAATAACAGAAAGCTAAGAATTATAAAACCAATAAAAAATCTCTTAGGGATCAGAGAATCTTCTTTGTGTGTAATGAATGCGGCCAGTATCGCCCCCGAAGCAGGGTAAAACATCTGGGCCGAAGGGAAAACCGATACATCAAGCCCCTTATTATAGCCAAATCCCATTAAAATCCCCAGGATATAAGGTAATGCAAAGGCCACACCCAGAAAAATAAGCAACTGGGTTTTCTCATAATTTTTTTGACGTTCCATTTTGTTCTCCTTTTTTTAACTTTTATTTATTTAATTGTCTAATCAATTTATCTCTCCATAGTGCTGCCAGTATCGCATATCGTCTCGTACCTTATTATTATTATTACCGTGTCATATGGAACCACGAATTATCATGAATAATATCACCTCATCAAATATATGTCCCACACAAAGCATTTCATGATTATACATCCATTTTATCACATTACTTATCGTATATAAAACATTTTTATCTGCAATTACAGATTGAGTATTTTCTATGCCACTTTATCTTTATACTTAAATTTTATTTTATTAGCACTATAAAAGGCATCGGATGATTCTCTCCAATGCCTTGTTCCCTTTTATTGACTCCATATTCTGTCTTGAGATTCTATCATTGTCTTCCTTAACGTTCCGCAGTATGACCTTAACCGTAATAGAAATGCTCTAAAAATCTTCGCTCAAGAGATAAACGGCAAAGGTGACTCCGGTCTGTGTATCATAAATAACGGATAAATAACCATCTTTATATTTAAAATGCATGTCGCCATTTTGATCACTAATTGGCTCCCCAAAGGCATTCTGAAAGCTTTCTGCTTTATCACCTATTTTAGCACCTTTGAAGTCCAAATCTTCCCGCTGGGTAAATACCTGGTTGACCGTACCAGTATCCGTATTAAACCAAACTCGAATTCCGGTCTCTTTATATTCCAAACCGCCTTCGTCAACTGATTCCGGCTTCTCGCTTATATTATTGATCAGATCCTGTTTACTCGAACCCAATAAATCAAAATATGCTTCAAAAGAATTGACTTCGTTATCAGAGGAGGACACTTGGTCATGTGTAACTGACTCCTCTTCGGAAACAGCAGTAGGGGGAGTCTGTGTGGCAGTATTCTCACCGGCTTTTGAACTACTTTCCGTTCCTGCGGTATCTTGCGGATTCGTCCCCGGGGAAGAACTGGACGTACTTGAGCATCCATTTAATAAAATAAGGCACAGCATCATTATTACAGTCCATTTAATGGTTGTTTTTTTGTATTGTGAAATCATGATAATTCTCCTTTTCTTTTGATCTGCCGCAATTCCTACATTAAAAGTCAATGAACTATTATAAAACCCCTTCATTCTTTAAAATTGACTTAACCGACTTTTTCTCCAAACAATATATTCCAGCAACCTTTCTGATGTCTCCACATTTTATATATTCATCAATAATATCCTGTTCAGTAAACTCATAATTAATTGGTTCATTCATGTATTCAGTCATAAAACAACTCTCTTTCCAGTATTTTTTATTATTATACTATTTCATTAATATAAAAGCCACCAGATTTTCATAATCCAATGTCTATCCGCCGTTAAACCTTTTCTTCCTTCAGCCATTTTACCCACTCGGCATAATATTTTCCCAATACATGGGAACCGTCTGTCGAGTATGCCTGGTTCAGGCTGCCCCCTTTATCGTCAAATATTTCATTAACATCTATATAATAGCAGCTATTTTCCTCTGCTATCTTCTGTATTTCCTGATTCAGCCGATTAATTTTACTGTTACTGTAAACAGGACTTTTTTCTGATTTTTCACTGGTAATGTGGAGATTTGCTTCTAAGACCATGACTGCTTCTGGCTGCATTTCCTTGATTTTGTCCAAAACCTCTTTATATTGTTTTATGGTCTGGGACATATCATAACCCAGTTCGTTGATACCCAGCATAAGGTAAATCATCTGGTAATGTTCGCTTGAAAGAACCTCATCCAGAGTTAATTTCTCACCTCCTGATGAGACGCGGGCAGTAAATACATTGAAAACGCTCATGCCGGAGTTGGCAAATACTGAGGCATTCCCCAAATCTCCATACTCGGAAAGTCCCATGGTTCTTGAATCTCCAACAAAAAGTACGCCTCGGAAATTCTCCGGCGGCTCCGGCCTTTGTCCTGACTGCAGCAACATGGCAGATGGCGTAAATTCTGCATTCCTATCATTTGACCCGCTCGTACTGTCCGTTACATCTGCATCATTTGCTTCACTTGCACCATCTATTGACCGCTCATCAGCAGTTTCGTCTGAACGTTCAGTTACATCTAAATTGTCAGATTCGTCTGCACGATCAGTTGTTTTTATGCTGTTTCCATGCGTCCATTTGCTTCCTGCCAGATTCAGCCTCAGGGATGTTAACTGATCCATGCTTCCTGCTGATGCATGCAGAACGGCAATCAGTACCAGACTGACGGCTAAAAGAAGGGTAAACCAGTATTTTCTCATTGCTTATTCCTCACAATCTAAAAATTGAAATACATGAACGGATCATTTGCACCCATTTTCATACAATAGACACACAACCAGAATATGATCAAAAGGGCGATTGCTGTACATAGGCTTTCCCGTTTTCTGTCATACAGTCTTCGCGGAAGACCAGTCATGAAAATGAGGCCAGCGCATAAAGATAATCCGTAGATCCTTCCATATTTCAGGAAATCTCGGGTAAAATATGTATATTTCCCGACAGGCGCCAGAAAGGGGAATAGCCGCTGAATATATATTCCTAACTGTGAAAAGTCCGTTATTGCAAATAACATCCATGTAAGAGGAATTGCAAACAGCATATACACATGTCCCAAAACTCTCCAGCGTTCCAGCAGTTTTCCCAGTCCCAGCTTCTCCAATGAAATAAGTGCAAACAGCACAAATCCCCATAAGAGAAAGTTTGGGCTTGTTCCGTGCCACAGACCGGTCAGGAGCCATACGACAACCATGTTACGATAGGTTTTTAAGAATCCCTCACGGTTTCCGCCCAGCGGAATATATACGTAATTCCGAAACCAGCCGCCCAGAGTCATATGCCATCTGCGCCAAAAATCAGTCATGGTCAGAGCCATATAGGGATGGTTGAAGTTATCAGGAAGAGGAAATCCCAACATCATTCCCAGTCCCCTGGCCATCAGGGAATAGCCATAGAAATCAAAATACAACCGCAGGCTGAAAGCTGCCAGTCCCATCCACGCAAGTGGCGTTGAAATACTCTCATATCCTACTGCTCCAATCTGGTTCCACAGTCCGCCTATCTGGTTTGAAAGTAGAACCTTCAACCCCAGTCCGATTGTAAATTCCCGAAGTCCTGTTTCCACTTGTTCCATAGTATGGACCCGCTTTTTAATTAACTCCCTTAAAGAAGTATAAGTTACAATCGGTCCGGAAATGAGCTGAGGAAACATGGTCATATACAGGGAAAAGTCCAGAAATGATTTTTCTGGTGCCGCATCCCTCCGATACACATCGACCAGATAAGAAATGGCCTGGAAGGTATAAAAGCTGATTCCCAACGGAAGAGCCGGATGAAGGATAGGAACGGCCGCTTTCTCCAGCCCTCCAATTTGAAATAATAAGCTGATCTGTTCAAGCAAAAAGCCTGAATATTTAAACAGAATCAGCCAAAACAGGTTATAGGCGATTCCTAAGCGAAGCCATTTCCTGCGTCTTAAGCGAGATTTGTATCGTTTCATCTTCCTGCCAACGCAGTAATTGGCACAGACAGACAACAGCAAAAGCACCATATAGGCCGGATGCTCCGCAACTCCATAAAAATAAAAAAACAGGCTTCCTGCAAGTAGACAGAAATTTTTTGCTCTGTCCGGGCACACATAATAAAGAAGCAGAAACATCGGCAGAAATTGAAATATAAACTCCAAGCTACTAAAAATCATAAAATTTATTCCTAACATATGTATTTATTTTATTAGACGAAATAAGAGACCGGAAAGTTGCAGAATCCTGTAAAATTTTGTACTTTTTAGTAATTAAGCTACGATTTAAAGCATCAGTTCCACTCAGAGTCTCTTTGAATTGCTTTAGTCTTAAATGAAATTGCCTTCTTAATGACATGGGCAGAGATTTTTACATACATTATTTCAACACTAAATAAGGACATTATAAGCCATGTTTCAACAGCCTATAATATCCTTATTTTAAAGCATAAATTGTTTAACTTATTTACTGGATTTTAACCGAATACTTTAATACACTAATTCTACAGCAAATCAGTAATAAAGTTTAACAAGTTAAAACCGTTTGAATCCTTATAGAATCAAGTTTTTCCGTCTATTTAAAGTTTTTACCATAAAGACGGTTTTATTTGCACACGATATTTACAATTCTTCCAGGAACATAGATTTCCTTAACAATAGTTCCTGTTATCTTATCCGTGATCAAAGCCTTGCCTGCTTCAATGGCATCTTCCTTTGCTACGTCTGCAGGAAGCTTTACCACTGCACGGGTTTTACCGTTCACCTGAACTGCAACTTCGATCTCGTCATCTTTCATAGCCTCTTCATCACATTCCGGCCACTGAGCATGGAATACGGAAGTCTCGCCGCCAAGCTGCTGCCACAGCTCCTCACCGATATGTGGAGCAAAAGGAGCAACTAAAACCACAAAGGCTTTCAAGGTTTCTTTGTCAATGCCACCGGTCTTCTTGGCCAGGTCGATCAATTTATTGTTGTATTCCATAAATCCGGAAATTACTGTATTTAAGTTAAACTGATTGAAACGCTGTTCAATATCAAAGATCAGCTTGTTGCGCAGACGAAGCATATCTCTGGTGGCTTCTACATCCTTATTGCTGCTATCCGCTACCAGATTCCAGAAGCGGTGCAAGAAACGGCTGACACCTTCGATTCCCCTGTCATCCCACTCTGCATCTAATTCCGGCGGCCCTACGAAGAGCTCATACATACGAAGGGCATCACAGCCATAGTCACGCACCAAATCATCAGGAGATACCACATTTCCCTTTGACTTACTCATCTTAATTCCATTCTTTCCGTTGATCATACCCTGATTAAACAGCTTGGTAAAGGGCTCATCAAAATCCACAACACCGATGTCGTTTAAAAACTTGGTATAAAAACGGGAATACAGAAGGTGAAGTACTGCATGCTCCACGCCGCCGATATACATGTCAACCGGAAGATACTTTTTCGCTTTCTCCTTGGATACCAGTTCATTATCGTTATGACTGTCTACATAGCGAAGGAAATACCAGGAAGAACCGGCCCATTGAGGCATGGTGTTAGTCTCTCTCTTAGCAGGAGCACCGCATACCGGAC encodes the following:
- a CDS encoding GDSL-type esterase/lipase family protein; protein product: MRKYWFTLLLAVSLVLIAVLHASAGSMDQLTSLRLNLAGSKWTHGNSIKTTDRADESDNLDVTERSDETADERSIDGASEANDADVTDSTSGSNDRNAEFTPSAMLLQSGQRPEPPENFRGVLFVGDSRTMGLSEYGDLGNASVFANSGMSVFNVFTARVSSGGEKLTLDEVLSSEHYQMIYLMLGINELGYDMSQTIKQYKEVLDKIKEMQPEAVMVLEANLHITSEKSEKSPVYSNSKINRLNQEIQKIAEENSCYYIDVNEIFDDKGGSLNQAYSTDGSHVLGKYYAEWVKWLKEEKV
- a CDS encoding LysM peptidoglycan-binding domain-containing protein; this encodes MIIHVVQPGETIHSISEYYKIPVDRLILENGITNPVNLAIGQTIIIVQPEILYTVRPGDTLNSIAKQHNVSPMELLRNNPYLSDRKFLYTGETIVINYQTNRTSTINTGGYAFPYIDKSVLIKTLPFLTYLTIFNYRASIEGEIIARADDTELIQLAKTYGVAPMLFVSTITEEGIASHEVNYEILNNPSLQDRLIDHALQTLKRKGYYGINIYVEDITFDNINRVADYLKKASAIFHAEGFRIVITVTPITDYDTPYVSFGKFDYAKLSDYVDGIIFASYDWARIYNYPNSVFPVNVLRELLDYVASIIPKEKIILGITTQGYDWTLPYVPGATAASVMSNNKAVQIAAENDLPIQFNDAAQSPYFYYKDRDGSMHVIWFKDAISFNARAGLAEEYNLQGLSIWTIMRFDVQMLFIINTQYYIEKLMESVMKQGCRPVARPKC
- a CDS encoding CPBP family intramembrane glutamic endopeptidase, which produces MERQKNYEKTQLLIFLGVAFALPYILGILMGFGYNKGLDVSVFPSAQMFYPASGAILAAFITHKEDSLIPKRFFIGFIILSFLLLVCTVASMILPGMSWNVISQYLMILGSVIAWILLLTEKKDKRIAYGLKGGRWKKAALIIMLYLILYFGRTVIMYILSGQMQTMFELIQKPVTWLMLITLPINYFLIFTAFLGEEYGWRYFLQPILQKKFGMVRGVLILGIAWGVWHLPINFFYYSSPSVGLISLTGQLITCVSLGIFYGWAYLKTDNIWTVVILHFINNNLVPIITGNYTEDVLQNQDVTWNGVIVLLVVNTLLFAGVIFTSYYKNDSRRLPTMDERVDRLMKKLEELAQWQDTIE
- a CDS encoding MBOAT family O-acyltransferase; the encoded protein is MIFSSLEFIFQFLPMFLLLYYVCPDRAKNFCLLAGSLFFYFYGVAEHPAYMVLLLLSVCANYCVGRKMKRYKSRLRRRKWLRLGIAYNLFWLILFKYSGFLLEQISLLFQIGGLEKAAVPILHPALPLGISFYTFQAISYLVDVYRRDAAPEKSFLDFSLYMTMFPQLISGPIVTYTSLRELIKKRVHTMEQVETGLREFTIGLGLKVLLSNQIGGLWNQIGAVGYESISTPLAWMGLAAFSLRLYFDFYGYSLMARGLGMMLGFPLPDNFNHPYMALTMTDFWRRWHMTLGGWFRNYVYIPLGGNREGFLKTYRNMVVVWLLTGLWHGTSPNFLLWGFVLFALISLEKLGLGKLLERWRVLGHVYMLFAIPLTWMLFAITDFSQLGIYIQRLFPFLAPVGKYTYFTRDFLKYGRIYGLSLCAGLIFMTGLPRRLYDRKRESLCTAIALLIIFWLCVYCMKMGANDPFMYFNF